In the Ascochyta rabiei chromosome 17, complete sequence genome, one interval contains:
- a CDS encoding PAB1 binding protein: MSASPTIAASTKRPLEEPSSPAGPNDQPDAKRPALDKMVKDEHNAATDIEIAQPAKSEGLAAEDVKAEALKPEDDTAEVAAQNGGEHTQTDTVVPDAPAILETQPIQSTSGANGRPGNGNQQVDETNWLHLRACIGTSEAATIIGKGGENVTQIRRLSGAKCTVSDYSRGAVERILTVSGQVDAVSKAFGLIVRTLNQEDLEIPSTSTSKAYPMRLLIPHILIGSIIGKAGVRIREIQEASNAKLNASDTLLPNSGERSLVVLGVADAVHIAVYYVAQTLVEQLTERFGGPAASQYATRSGMAANVVPGGMSVQPYVPQPAGGQYSQPHPNNFRRPEPQRTPQHGGYGAPHMHGQPPQQTPYGHASMPYGAGSPGRAHYGGPAQPTPYGAHHGAAPVAHGGAPSQPPVAMPGQPLTQQIFIPNDMVGAIIGKGGAKINEIRQLSGSVIKINEPTDNSNERLVTITGTQECNQMALYMLYSRLESEKHRI, from the exons ATGTCTGCATCTCCGACTATCGCAGCCTCCACCAAGCGTCCACTTGAAGAGCCCTCTTCGCCTGCTGGACCCAATGACCAGCCTGACGCCAAGCGCCCTGCCCTTGACAAGATGGTCAAGGATGAACACAATGCCGCCACCGACATCGAGATTGCACAGCCAGCCAAGAGCGAAGGCCTTGCTGCAGAAGACGTCAAGGCCGAAGCTCTCAAGCCAGAAGACGACACTGCTGAAGTAGCTGCTCAGAACGGAGGTGAACACACACAGACGGATACCGTCGTTCCTGATGCCCCCGCTATCCTGGAGACGCAGCCCATCCAGTCCACTTCTGGCGCCAACGGCCGTCCCGGCAACGGCAACCAACAAGTTGATGAGACCAACTGGCTGCATCTGCGGGCCTGCATTGGCACCAGCGAAGCTGCAACCATCATCGGAAAAGGCGGAGAAAACGTGACTCAAATCCGACGTCTATCTGGCGCAAAGTGCACAGTCAGCGACTATTCGCGAGGCGCTGTTGAGCGCATTCTGACCGTCAGCGGTCAAGTTGACGCTGTATCCAAAGCGTTTGGTTTGATTGTGCGCACTCTGAACCAGGAAGATCTCGAGATCCcttccacctccacctcgaAGGCCTACCCTATGCGTTTGCTCATCCCTCACATCCTCATTGGCTCCATCATTGGCAAAGCAGGCGTCCGCATTCGTGAGATACAAGAGGCCTCCAATGCGAAGCTCAACGCTTCCGATACTCTCCTGCCCAATTCTGGCGAGCGATCTTTGGTCGTTCTTGGTGTTGCCGATGCTGTACACATTGCGGTGTACTATGTTGCCCAGACTCTAGTCGAGCAGCTAACAGAACGTTTTGGTGGCCCTGCCGCGTCCCAGTACGCAACACGCAGCGGCATGGCTGCAAACGTTGTTCCTGGAGGCATGTCTGTTCAGCCGTACGTTCCCCAGCCTGCTGGAGGTCAGTACTCGCAGCCTCACCCGAACAACTTCCGTCGACCAGAACCCCAGCGCACTCCTCAGCACGGAGGGTATGGTGCTCCTCACATGCACGGCCAGCCACCTCAGCAGACACCCTATGGTCATGCCAGCATGCCTTACGGAGCTGGCTCGCCTGGTCGTGCTCACTACGGCGGCCCTGCACAGCCAACGCCTTACGGTGCCCACCACGGTGCAGCACCTGTTGCACATGGTGGAGCTCCTAGCCAACCGCCCGTCGCGATGCCAGGCCAACCTCTCACACAGCAGATCTTCATTCCCAACGACATGGTGGGTGCAATCATCGGCAAAGGTGGTGCAAAGATCAACGAGATCCGCCAGCTCAGTGGTAGTGTGATCAAGATCAACGAACCTACCGACAACAGCAACGAACGCCTGGTCACGATCACAGGCACACAGGAGTGCAACCAAATGGCACTCTACATGTTATACTCACGACTCG AATCGGAAAAGCATCGTATCTAG
- a CDS encoding Mitochondrial acidic protein mam33 produces MLSLRNIARTAPRAARFTKAVRPQSSLFRQTAAFQPAWSQAAPRLTASFHISAVRRQESSANEELVAKLQSEISMEEGMKEDDDLSANIKEYLENSPFSLEDKAGNQEVVLTRTFGDEKIRITFTTADLNNDVNPEDALEDQAMYDDADMDVQSGGANTKGAINQGNTKDGNIRVAPEDRVAPADREELVDDYEGEGEGEQGFPAHASIRIERPGKGALAIEATAQDGDFLIEDLYYFPDAELADPQTAEKDWARRTLYTGPPFNNLDEDLQILLEKYLEERGINTRLALFIPDYIDHKEQKEYIRWLNNVKSFVA; encoded by the exons ATGCTTTCCCTCCGCAACATCGCCCGCACCGCACCCCGTGCTGCCCGCTTCACCAAGGCTGTGCGCCCGCAGTCGTCGCTGTTTCGCCAGACAGCCGCCTTCCAGCCAGCATGGTCGCAGGCCGCCCCCAGGCTCACAGCTTCGTTCCACATCTCTGCTGTCAGGAGGCAAGAGAGCAGCG CCAATGAAGAGCTTGTCGCAAAGCTCCAGAGCGAGATCTCCATGGAAGAGGGCATGAAGGAGGATGATGATCTGTCTGCCAACATCAAGGAGTACCTCGAGAACAGCCCCTTTTCG CTCGAGGACAAGGCCGGCAACCAGGAAGTCGTCCTGACCCGCACTTTCGGCGACGAGAAGATCCGCATCACCTTCACAACCGCCGACCTCAACAATGACGTAAACCCCGAGGATGCTCTCGAGGATCAGGCCATGTACGACGACGCCGACATGGACGTGCAGTCCGGTGGCGCCAACACCAAGGGTGCCATCAACCAGGGCAACACCAAAGATGGCAACATCCGTGTGGCTCCTGAGGACCGCGTTGCGCCTGCCGACCGCGAGGAACTCGTGGACGACTATGAGGGCGAGGGTGAGGGCGAACAGGGCTTCCCCGCTCACGCCAGCATCCGCATCGAGCGCCCCGGCAAGGGTGCTCTTGCCATCGAGGCTACCGCTCAGGACGGCGACTTCCTGATCGAGGACCTCTACTACTTCCCCGATGCCGAGCTTGCTGACCCTCAGACTGCCGAGAAGGATTGGGCAAGGCGGACACTCTACACCGGCCCTCCCTTCAACAATCTCGATGAGGACCTCCAGATTCTCCTTGAGAAGTACCTTGAGGAGCGTGGCATCAACACCCGCCTGGCTCTCTTCATCCCCGACTACATTGACCACAAGGAGCAGAAGGAGTACATCAGGTGGTTGAATAACGTCAAGAGCTTCGTCGCATAA